In Aquimarina spinulae, a single window of DNA contains:
- a CDS encoding phosphopantetheine-binding protein, giving the protein MLSPLGMDSIGRAELIARMLEELSLTASAREFYKANNLGELAALFANKLKEQ; this is encoded by the coding sequence ATGTTATCTCCTCTCGGAATGGATTCTATTGGTAGAGCTGAGCTAATTGCAAGGATGCTCGAAGAACTATCGTTAACAGCTTCAGCAAGAGAATTTTATAAAGCCAATAATCTTGGTGAACTTGCAGCGTTATTTGCAAATAAGCTGAAGGAGCAGTGA
- a CDS encoding DUF4386 domain-containing protein: MYLIKSKVRLAGLLFIAGMVAGVFSVAPSIDSTKYLTEAAANSNNVIIDAFFQFMMSLAYLGIAILLYPVIRRFDGSLAIGFFSFRIISATLVIFGTILLLSILALSQEFVYNSPQSSPDLKALGNVFKIMRDYINHVFMVLVLCIGNFMLYVLLVKSRLVPRWLSVWGVLGTLLSAIASILILFQVIEIITAEYLILNVPTAILELILGIWLIVNGFDKRACAETH, encoded by the coding sequence ATGTATTTGATAAAAAGTAAAGTAAGATTGGCAGGTTTGTTATTTATAGCAGGTATGGTTGCAGGGGTTTTTAGTGTAGCACCATCCATTGATTCTACAAAATATTTAACAGAAGCCGCTGCAAATTCTAATAATGTAATCATAGATGCTTTCTTTCAGTTTATGATGTCGCTTGCATATTTAGGAATTGCAATTTTATTATACCCGGTAATCAGAAGGTTTGATGGGAGTTTAGCAATCGGCTTTTTTAGTTTTAGGATAATTTCGGCAACACTCGTAATTTTTGGAACCATATTATTATTGTCCATATTAGCATTAAGTCAGGAGTTTGTATATAATTCACCTCAAAGCTCTCCGGATTTAAAAGCATTAGGAAATGTATTCAAAATTATGCGGGATTATATAAACCATGTATTTATGGTTCTGGTTTTATGTATAGGAAATTTTATGTTGTATGTTTTATTAGTGAAATCGCGACTAGTGCCTCGTTGGCTTTCGGTTTGGGGGGTATTAGGTACATTATTGTCTGCAATAGCAAGTATTTTGATTTTATTTCAGGTTATTGAAATTATCACAGCCGAATACTTAATTTTAAATGTTCCGACGGCAATATTAGAATTGATTCTAGGGATATGGTTAATAGTAAATGGATTTGACAAAAGAGCATGTGCAGAAACGCACTAG
- the fabZ gene encoding 3-hydroxyacyl-ACP dehydratase FabZ: protein MKKAVLQNYQIQKLLPHRYPFQLVDQVIEYEKGKSIIAIKAVGIGEPAFQGHFPELPIFPGVLLTEAMGQTCGLLVQLSNQDWEEQQPINYKINSAKIGVFGEYKVKFFTPVVPGTLVYLHGELDWTMGSASCLKIKAYNGDILFAKGTVTVAMIDKKKLIPQTETLTT, encoded by the coding sequence ATGAAAAAGGCAGTATTACAGAATTATCAAATACAAAAATTATTACCCCATAGATACCCTTTTCAGTTAGTCGATCAGGTAATAGAGTATGAAAAAGGGAAATCTATTATCGCCATAAAAGCTGTGGGTATTGGAGAACCCGCTTTTCAAGGGCATTTTCCAGAGTTACCAATTTTTCCAGGTGTATTATTAACCGAAGCTATGGGCCAAACCTGTGGTTTATTGGTGCAATTAAGTAATCAGGATTGGGAAGAACAACAACCTATTAACTATAAGATAAACTCTGCTAAAATTGGCGTTTTTGGAGAATATAAGGTTAAATTCTTTACCCCTGTTGTCCCTGGCACATTAGTATATTTACATGGAGAATTAGACTGGACGATGGGATCCGCTTCTTGTCTAAAAATAAAGGCATATAATGGTGATATACTTTTTGCAAAAGGAACGGTTACAGTAGCAATGATAGATAAAAAAAAGCTAATTCCACAAACAGAGACTCTTACCACTTAG
- a CDS encoding beta-ketoacyl synthase N-terminal-like domain-containing protein, translated as MSNKDIAIVGLGYVSSLGSGIETFYNKIDQNLPTTKMDTYDPDGFLGKRGFRYFSKATKMYCNLAFQCIYQNKVNDVVELNKDRVGLYDGSELSNIEDGFVFDLVAKHDGPELVSPMSTPNTIANAAASQMAIQTKITGPNFSINGGTCSAIQAIDIASMHLKEGIVDCAIVGSTETISKYHKAIREGENRETKLPIANEYGVSIALERVETALENEQSIFGIIVGVISGQSYKEQSHENLLAFLIQELITNNGLTISDIDMIMVGSGAHNIDGVTFSSEISTTLGEIPKLFFPEMVYGNGDNAGGLTSILYAIGLFNKQLKEAKGYFTKRTIQTEGIEITPINAIVATIDKTGYTVVTLIKKYN; from the coding sequence ATGAGTAATAAAGATATTGCAATAGTAGGGCTAGGATATGTTTCTTCTTTAGGAAGTGGGATAGAAACATTCTACAATAAAATTGATCAAAATTTGCCGACAACCAAAATGGACACCTATGATCCAGATGGATTCTTAGGAAAAAGAGGGTTTCGTTATTTTAGTAAAGCAACTAAAATGTATTGCAACTTGGCATTTCAATGTATCTATCAGAATAAAGTAAATGATGTCGTTGAATTGAATAAAGATCGAGTAGGCTTATATGATGGGTCCGAATTATCCAACATTGAAGATGGGTTTGTTTTTGATCTAGTCGCTAAGCATGATGGACCAGAATTAGTAAGTCCGATGAGCACACCAAATACAATTGCTAATGCCGCAGCTTCGCAAATGGCAATTCAAACTAAAATTACCGGACCAAATTTTTCTATTAACGGAGGTACATGTAGTGCAATTCAAGCTATTGATATTGCTTCTATGCATTTAAAAGAAGGTATCGTTGATTGCGCCATAGTGGGTTCGACAGAAACAATATCTAAATATCATAAGGCAATTAGAGAAGGAGAAAACAGAGAAACCAAATTGCCTATTGCTAACGAATATGGGGTTTCTATAGCTTTAGAAAGAGTAGAGACTGCTTTAGAGAATGAACAATCAATTTTTGGGATTATAGTCGGAGTTATTTCAGGGCAAAGTTACAAAGAACAATCACACGAAAACTTATTAGCTTTCTTAATTCAAGAATTAATCACCAATAACGGACTTACTATTTCGGATATAGACATGATCATGGTGGGCTCTGGAGCTCACAATATAGATGGAGTTACATTCTCTTCAGAAATTAGTACAACATTAGGAGAGATCCCTAAATTATTTTTCCCGGAAATGGTATATGGAAACGGTGATAATGCTGGTGGGTTAACGAGTATTTTATACGCTATAGGATTGTTCAATAAGCAACTAAAAGAAGCGAAAGGATACTTTACAAAAAGAACCATTCAAACAGAAGGTATTGAAATAACTCCTATAAATGCAATTGTTGCGACTATAGATAAAACAGGGTACACAGTAGTAACACTTATTAAAAAATACAACTAA
- a CDS encoding beta-ketoacyl-[acyl-carrier-protein] synthase family protein, which produces MKRVVITGLGVVSPIGSNIQEFWKNVKEKNTGIRHLTKLDSTRFKGNSLSAEVIGEDVLTCKKDISSYSTSVEYAYKASKMALIDAGLSEKIDYPNRYGIILGTTNGTEDIVERTIDTFGIQNEKEELSTDAKKMLSYFRPIEMSSMVAKLCNLGGTNMVIPTACTAGNYAFGTAFSMIKEGRSKVMLAGGSDPFTRSCYTIFYRLGAMTKENIKPFAEDRTGMVVGEGAGIMVLEELKHALERGAKIYGEISGYGLSCDAYHPTAPDPDGNGAALAMKKALEYSGLTIDDISYISAHGTGTKANDSHEVNAMYKVFGEKLTDIPIHCLKSVIGHCMGAASAFEGISAVLSLQEQIIPSTKNTEKTDESFPISIDLNTKDIKQTKITNIMSNSFAFGGNICSLIFSQYN; this is translated from the coding sequence ATGAAAAGAGTAGTAATTACCGGTTTAGGTGTTGTGAGCCCAATCGGATCTAACATTCAGGAATTCTGGAAAAATGTAAAAGAGAAGAATACAGGGATACGTCATTTAACCAAATTGGATAGTACAAGATTTAAAGGTAATTCATTATCTGCAGAGGTTATTGGTGAGGATGTATTAACATGTAAAAAAGATATATCTTCATATAGTACATCTGTAGAGTATGCATATAAAGCTTCTAAAATGGCACTAATAGATGCTGGTCTTTCAGAAAAAATAGATTATCCAAACAGGTATGGAATAATCTTAGGAACTACTAACGGAACAGAAGACATTGTAGAGCGTACTATAGATACTTTTGGTATTCAAAATGAAAAAGAAGAATTATCGACAGATGCAAAGAAAATGTTATCTTATTTCAGGCCAATAGAAATGAGTTCTATGGTCGCTAAACTTTGTAATCTTGGAGGAACAAATATGGTAATTCCAACAGCATGTACAGCAGGAAATTATGCTTTTGGAACAGCTTTCTCAATGATTAAAGAAGGACGTTCTAAAGTTATGCTGGCCGGAGGTTCGGATCCGTTTACAAGATCCTGCTACACAATATTTTACAGATTAGGAGCAATGACCAAAGAAAACATCAAACCTTTTGCAGAAGACAGAACAGGAATGGTAGTTGGAGAAGGAGCTGGAATCATGGTTTTAGAAGAATTAAAACATGCATTAGAAAGAGGAGCAAAAATATATGGAGAGATCTCTGGATACGGATTAAGTTGTGATGCTTATCACCCAACCGCTCCAGACCCTGATGGAAATGGAGCAGCTTTAGCCATGAAGAAGGCTCTTGAATATAGTGGATTAACTATAGATGATATTAGCTATATCAGTGCTCACGGAACAGGAACAAAAGCCAACGATTCTCATGAAGTTAATGCTATGTATAAAGTCTTCGGAGAAAAATTGACAGACATACCTATTCATTGTTTAAAATCAGTAATTGGCCACTGTATGGGAGCTGCAAGCGCTTTTGAAGGAATATCGGCAGTATTGTCATTACAAGAACAGATCATTCCAAGTACAAAGAATACAGAAAAAACAGATGAGTCTTTCCCTATTTCAATAGACTTAAATACTAAAGATATAAAGCAAACAAAAATTACCAATATCATGAGTAACTCATTTGCTTTTGGAGGAAACATCTGTAGCTTAATCTTTAGTCAATACAATTAA
- the fabG gene encoding 3-oxoacyl-ACP reductase FabG, whose translation MKNDLTDKLFLITGGSKGIGKAIVEKFYKSGAKVAFTYNNNQTSAEKIVNTLGNNDSRIKCYKLDVRNYDDIEQLIPEIEEDMGEIYGLVNNAGITKDRAFLRMQPQDWNDVINTNLNGVFNMTKAFGNKAIRRGRGKIINISSVSGLKGSQGQANYASSKAAIISLTKTLAREFASFGVQINAVAPGFIATEMVDAMPELAKKKINTIVPMKRMGESKEVADAVKFLASPSSDYITGHTLVIDGGLTA comes from the coding sequence ATGAAAAACGACTTAACAGACAAATTATTTCTAATAACAGGTGGCAGTAAAGGAATTGGTAAAGCAATAGTTGAAAAGTTCTACAAATCGGGCGCAAAAGTGGCCTTTACTTATAATAATAATCAAACTTCTGCAGAGAAAATAGTAAACACTTTAGGAAACAATGATTCAAGAATTAAATGCTATAAACTAGATGTTAGGAATTATGATGACATAGAACAATTAATTCCTGAGATTGAAGAAGATATGGGAGAGATTTATGGGTTAGTAAATAATGCGGGGATTACAAAAGATAGAGCATTTTTAAGAATGCAACCACAAGATTGGAATGATGTTATCAATACTAACTTAAATGGCGTTTTTAATATGACTAAAGCTTTTGGAAATAAAGCAATTAGAAGAGGGAGAGGAAAAATCATCAATATTTCATCGGTTTCTGGGTTAAAAGGAAGTCAGGGACAAGCTAATTATGCTAGTTCTAAGGCTGCAATTATCTCATTAACAAAAACATTAGCCAGAGAGTTTGCCTCTTTTGGCGTACAAATAAATGCTGTAGCACCTGGATTTATTGCAACAGAAATGGTTGATGCCATGCCAGAATTAGCTAAAAAGAAAATAAATACCATAGTTCCTATGAAACGTATGGGAGAATCAAAAGAAGTTGCTGATGCTGTTAAATTTTTAGCATCTCCTTCTAGCGATTACATTACAGGCCATACTCTTGTTATAGACGGAGGATTGACCGCATAA